The DNA sequence tcaagcttgctcatgggatgactctggtaatctacttctaattcattatgcaattactattcataTATGTTCTGGtccacaactcttttgagtactttaatctataggacgctatgggtgagagttgtagtatagttgtaagtgtggtgcttagatctagattacttgtggatatcccctgtctagctggatcgtgtggtagaccgcgtaggtgacagttacgttggtcccgtgCAGTCCACCTCctattagcaggacgggtagagtttatcggcctatggataagcatcctttgtggtgtattcttatcacgtggtttgtcccagacatagacatacccctttgaagtagagaaaccatagtcatcctctctattctcctaccatcgcccatatactagaattgctctactctctattcccatattatcacccattgttatcttgtctttaatattgttcttattcaattctaccatctttcctatttacacttatctatctatctaggttaagttagagcgtagattacttctcccgtttccctgtggatacgataaaacctttaatcgggtaaaagctacaacggtatccgtgcgcttgcggatttatctgtgtgcgtatgaataccatagtacactctagtgccatgctagggatgacaacctagtattcaagtggtgttagcaagtgtcaacaatcatttttggcgccgttgccggggagacggttgctgagttgactatgaactagcttaatcattctctaaaaaataaaaaaatatatacttttccttttatctgttgccttatctctgctattctttcttcttatctaatccttgatctctggtctatcatgaattcaagcttgtctatctatgaatttaatagacctacgggcacacatctcgaaccaccaaaatcttcaaagcctatcatgacatctagttttgagataagccCAGAATACATcgaatttcttcaaaaacaacctttctcaggagaaggtgaggaaaacccatacacacacctaagagagttttatcgagtcggTGACCTCCAttgcattgaaggcatgtctgatgagacccttaaatggaagtgctcatggagatttgaaggagctatacaatagttttctctctaaatattttccgaTCTCCAAAGTGGCTGATCTTCGGCtctagattctttcttttagacaattagaagaagaatctcttggcgaatcatgggaccgctttattgaccttactctcactggcccaaagctttctgttCCAGAACAAGTTCTTCTATTTCACTTTTTTAAGGGCCTTAGTAgtaaaaataagcaaacccttcatgcggcctctggaggatctttccaccacctatcctctagtgaagcttggaatttgattgatttaatgagcggaaagtctcctagcttttatatccctaagaaagagaaagaactagttcctagacaagaagaaaaagtttcgatagccagatcacaaccacttcaattccaaactttagctatcaatCCTAAGCCCtcgataccccaaaattctccaagggaggaaggatttccgaccttaaatctttcagatactgatggtttagacttctggttccataagagaccttcaagcagggataattcaaatccttgcaataatgtttctcttagagaatgtactcgttcctattatgaagaagtcgaggatgacatatcaagtgaaggagagctaagccatatagaaaattctatctactccccttccatgttcacaagttctaaatccatccttgaccctagagatccctcttatccccttcttttcagtctcatgatgatcctagcaattcacctagacaaccaaaccataggagtcatgaagaccataaggatggcatgtcaagtaatgccatagaaggagagctaagctatatagaagattctatcagctcccctttcctgatcacaagttccaaatggctagaatgtgtagaatggatggataaggaagaagccttaatggattctaacTTTGGctaaatttcaaatggtgagttcttgactccctttgaagatgagattcatccaactacagaagaggacataggtgagaccaatccaagagaaactccgaacattcagattagaggcgaagataacattaatgagcatggaatttatttcatagtcaCTTCGttcactccatgctcatatgcaatatctttccaatctattggtctctccaacatcaccacatttgagatctccacccccctcttcctttctatttataaaaactttgaaagggcggttgtcgatgcatatgtctataataaatattgcagatctcgttgagttgatcttgatataggtctgcgttggaagggaaaccacttcgccgacataaattgatggtttcccaaggacaggattagtgtcttaaaataagcactgatcagatcgtaacatgagcttttaattatttacaacattacttgtgtattgagcatatatggataattgtaaaaatattccttcaggtattcttgtcactaatctttccaggattggagcaagaagattggatgaatcacaagcacaaggtatgtctaaccaatcatcatacaacattgaattaaatccatacttgaattttgcaaaattcaagcttgggggagtactttacataaaaacatcctttgccatgttgctatgttggttgtccgtacctttgagacatgctcaatttgttaaatactcatcacactacttcatctccacttgagtagatctctataaatgccatcacgctacctttgtttatcctagtaagtgttagtttggaagtactgcacatacttctattggcttttaaattaagcatggtgcttaggttaaacagccttccttaatctgattagacatggagtctagttcggttattgaacgaaaaactgcttgtgttccacactcattcacaagatttgaaaagaagtcctctaccaaaatggttgAATTATAACTTCCCACACTTGCAGTTCCCCTTCTCTGATGACAACATTGTACTAACCACCCGATTAAGAGAACagtgaatgtgatagctgactttgttggttcaacatcttccatgatcatttactttaagggattcttgtatccaaacaacaGAAGTTATCTGGGTTGAATCAGATGTAACTTTTTGGGTATCACATAGATGGTACCCAAGGATGATAGTGGGGCCTATAGGTCACCAACAGTTGCAAGTCTTCAACCAACTAAAGAAATAGTGTACCACCAAGTAAGTTAAGCATGACCTTTCTTTATGATGCAGTCGCATAAGAGTTAGGTTGACTTGTACCATGGCAAAACCAATCCAGTGGAACTACTTTTGCCTTTGGGGCTTCCTTTTTAGGATCAGTCGGTAGCCCTGATATCGGAAATCTATTGATTGACacctttcaaaacattttttatTTGCACTGGCACAAATGGGTACAAAGAATCTTGTTTTAGCATATAAGAATTATCTATGCAGCAAGACATTGCCCATACTACAATCCATGGCACCAAAACCAACACCACTTTATATACGAAGGATGATAGATATCAAAAGGAAGATTGCAGATTTCTACCCGTTCTGGGTTTTAGTTCATATTTCACCAATTACCACTCACATCTCCATGAACTTTGGTAGAAATACGGATCTGTGAGTCTTCCAACCTCTGATCAAAATTCAGCTCAATTGGCATCATTTGTGTAGGCAAAACAtatacatactaaacttgttcggtgctGAAACGGTAGTGTTCCGAACTGACAAGACATCTCACAACTCCGAAGTTTAATTGACTATTTGATGAAATATATCCTTTGTGGTTGTCAATCCATCATTACCTTGCTTTGAGATTAGCCTTGTTACTAGCAACCAATCAATTGGCTCTCAACACTAAAATTTCCAAAGCTCCACTCTTAACCACAACAATTGTGGCTGATGCTTAACAATTGGTCACCTTCAAAACCAGAAGATAAGGATTCACACTAAAGTTGGTTGACTTTAGTTGTATgaccatgatgcacataaagatcaagacttaggaaaactagATCATGAGCGcaatggtgatgatcgatgTTTGTCCaacagataacttgtccaacattaagtgtCGTGTGTCCTTTTGGTTTGGCGTGGATGACCAATGTTGCTCATTAAATGACCATCATCATTGCAGGAATAGTTAAATAGTGTCACTTCTCTACCAACTCTTGCAGTCTGTTAATGTTTATGTCAGTGACCCATTCTTCAAAGGTAATCCTCTTTGTAACATCATAGGAAGTTCTCCCACTTGCACGTGAAGTAAGGATCTTCTGATCAAATCTAGATAGATAATGAAGCACAGACTCATGATGAGATGACACATTGGTGTAGTTCTATAATGGAGCATGGTTAGCAACAACGATACCAGCGCGCACCCAGCAGCGCACTCATGTGCCGGCCGGTCATAAGAAGGCTCTAGGTTCCGTCACGGCACCATTAGTCATTAATCAAGACACCATTACCAAACATACAACCCAAAAGAAATCTCTCATGGCAAAAATTGGGTTGCATAGCAGCGAGCACTGTGCAAAAGAGGGGTATCAAACTGAGATAGTCATGAGATTAGAGGTCCACAAGGAGGCGATTTAAAGATTAAACATAGTACTATAGAACATAGATCACATGAGATTAAGACGGATAAACACCCAGAGACTCAAGAGAGTTGGAGATAAAACGATTGAGATTTGAAAGATTGAGTCAATACACAGATTAGGGGTTCAGTTGCTACTAGGATCTTGATACACAAGAGTAAGACACCCATGACATACACAAGCATGTAAGAGAGATAAGCTCGGGATCATGAGTCAGATTAGGGGATGGATACACAACATTCAAGAGCTAACAACCATGCACAAACTCAGGCTCTTTATCATTGGAATCTACTTGGAGATAACCATAAGATTAAAGTGACATGAGTGTTATTCTAAGATAAGGCTCTTCAACACTCGCATGCTTACTAAGGACAAAAAGGTAACAACTACGACACTACCTGATTAACAACACATCTACTCATGCATCATGGTTTTAAACAAACATGTGAGAACATGaatcacactatctccaacaatcattactAAGCACAAAGTTTTGCAGATAACAAGCAGTCATCTAAAGCAACACTAGTACACCTGAACATACAAAACATGATGGTAAGGTGCTTTTATCTTTTACTTTCTTTTACTAGAAAGGTGTATGTCTCTTCTCTAGTTGTGAAAACAAATTTTTAACTTATGCTTAAAAGACTAGTCATCTTagggcatctccaacagtttggcattTTTTATTTGCCATTTCTTATAGTTTGCCAACTCCCAAAATAAAATGGGGAGGAGAAAAACAagtcatctccaagagttttgcaaaattgacttggcatttaTCAAATTGTGGACCCAACTCGAATTTTTTTCAGGGCCGACTTCTCAATCAGGTCGCAGCTTCCTTTCGCGCCTCTTCTTCGCGCGCGGAGGAAATGTGCCGCTAGTCACTGGTGCCCCGCCGATCGGTCTCCACCATCGTAGTTGCTTCGAGTCCCTGCCGATCGCTGCTTCAGGTCCTTGTCGGCAAGGGCGCTGTGCACACCAACAAGAATCTGCAAGGAAACCAGCGATTCCAGGTCCCTGCCGCCGCCGTTCCTTCCAGCAGCCGTGGACTACAGATCGCAAATCTCCAAGGTTCGTCCGCTACAGCTCATCGATCTCCCATTCTTTATCATCGATCTCCCATCCATGAGAGGCTAAAAGGAATTTATGATTTCCTTCTCTTCTGTATAAAGAACATGCGTACGTAAATATTTGTTCTTGCGTATTAtatcatgtcaataacctgcaTCTCAGATACTGTTCGTTATGTTTAATGTTCTTAGCTGTATATATGCCATTTGCAGTCGTATATACGTCTCATGGATTCCACATCGTTGGTGACTCCATCAAGCCGCCGTCGTGCACGGCTGATGAGGGCGTCCAGATCACGTGTCCGCAAACAATTGGATGACGATTCTTCAGATGACGATGATTTCTTTATCTTCACAGCTGCTCGAATTGTGCACATGTTTTCAAAGAAGAAACGTAGACCTGGTGGGTCGGTTCCTGGCCATGTTGTCATTTATCGCGATAGAGAAGGCGGCCATCGGAGGATGTATCAAGATTATTTGGCAGACAATCCGACGTATGGTCCAGATTTATTCCATCGGAGGTTGTTGTTCTTCCAACTCAGATTAGTTCATAGTATTTGTTTAATTTTTGTACGAGGTGTTcaacttttgtttcttttttttcagattcaGGATGAGCAAGGATCTTTTTCTACGCATCATGAATGCTGTTCAAGTACACGATGATTACTTCGTGCAAAAAAGAAATTGTGCGGGTGTTCTTGGATTGAGTTGTTTCCAAAAAGTCACTGCCGCTCTTCGTATGCTCACATATGGGGTATCTGCTGATGCTATAGATGAGTATATTCGCATTGGCGAAAGCACCGCACTTGAGAGCCTACATAGGTTCGTTGCTGCAGTTGTAGGAATATTTGAAGCGGAATACCTAAGACATCGGAATGAGGCTGACATAGCACGCTTGTTTGCGGTCAATGAGAAAAGAGGATTCCCTGGCATGTTAGGCTCCATCGATTGTATGCATTGGGCTTGGAAGAATTGTCCAGTTGAATCGCAGGGACAGTACAAGGGGCATGTGAACCAGCCAACTATCATTTTAGAAGCTGTTGCGTCTCAAGACCTTTGGTGTTGGCATGTATTTTTTGGGATGCCTGGTTCTCATAATGATATCAATGTCCTTCACCGGTCTCCACTATTTGACAACCTGGCCGAAGTTAAAGCTCCAGAGGTGAACTATACCATTAATGGTCATGAGTACAAAATGGGTTATTTTCTTGCCGATGGTATATACCCCTCATGGGGTACTATAGTCAAGTCCATCTCTATTCCTATGGGAAACAAGCGGAGATATTTTGCCACAGCACAAGAAGCAGCGAGGAAGGACGTTGAAAGGTTTTTTGGCGTTTTGCAGTCTAGATTTGCCATTGTTCGACAACCAGGTCGCATTTGGGACTCAGAGACGCTTGCATTGATTATGAGGGCTTGTGTGATTATGCACAATATGattgttgaagatgaaagaaacCTAGACCCTGATGAGCGGTTCGATGGTGGTGGTGAAAATGTGCAACCTGCTCGTGGCCAGCCTACTCGCACACTAGCTGAATTTATTAAAGCGCATAAAAATATCCGAGACAAGCCAACACACTTCCAGTTAAAAGAAGACCTTATCGAGCACCTATGGAACCATCATCCTGATTTGTACCCTATGGAACCAGCATCGTGATTTAGTTTTATATTATTTGCATTTTTCTTAAAAGTGTGTGTAATGAACCAGCAAGGATCTTTTTCATATTTGAGtaattgttttttctttttaacaGTTGTATGTTTACAAGTAGCACCATTGCATACTCTCGGCACCACCTTGTAGACAACGATTTCAACAGTACCATGCAAATCTTCCATGTTCAACCTAAACAACATTCTCCAATCACAGCACCTGCAGAACTAGCACGCTGAAAAGAAGCCATCACCTCACAAATACCGGCACCCTGATAGCTGCATTATCTCTGAATCAAAATTGCACTCAAATTTAAATTGATAGGTCCATGTATCTCTCAAGCACACTCAAAAACATAAAATGCTATGCTTAATGTTTCGGTAAATTAAATTCTATGCTTAAACTAAAACTAATTTGCCATATGCCGCGCAAGGAttttcttcttcatt is a window from the Sorghum bicolor cultivar BTx623 chromosome 5, Sorghum_bicolor_NCBIv3, whole genome shotgun sequence genome containing:
- the LOC8155651 gene encoding uncharacterized protein LOC8155651; translation: MATTELDVDDVIAVTEADLRDQQKQAMEWVLEEYRSLSARALCTPTRICKETSDSRSLPPPFLPAAVDYRSQISKSYIRLMDSTSLVTPSSRRRARLMRASRSRVRKQLDDDSSDDDDFFIFTAARIVHMFSKKKRRPGGSVPGHVVIYRDREGGHRRMYQDYLADNPTYGPDLFHRRFRMSKDLFLRIMNAVQVHDDYFVQKRNCAGVLGLSCFQKVTAALRMLTYGVSADAIDEYIRIGESTALESLHRFVAAVVGIFEAEYLRHRNEADIARLFAVNEKRGFPAEVKAPEVNYTINGHEYKMGYFLADGIYPSWGTIVKSISIPMGNKRRYFATAQEAARKDVERFFGVLQSRFAIVRQPGRIWDSETLALIMRACVIMHNMIVEDERNLDPDERFDGGGENVQPARGQPTRTLAEFIKAHKNIRDKPTHFQLKEDLIEHLWNHHPDLYPMEPAS